The stretch of DNA AATTTGCCTCAAGCCAGAGAATGCTTGAGgctccacagagcccaggagGGCGCCCACTATGTGAAGCTCTCTCAGCCTGATGAGGTCCTTGAAAGAGCCCttgggcactgtgctaatgggGTTGTAAGACAAGTTCAGGTACATGAGGTACACCAGGTTCCTcaaggcagctgtgggcactgccGTGATGTTGGTGTAAGTGATGGAGAGTGAAGTGAGGTTCAGGCCCTGGAAGCTGGTGGGTGAGATGTCCTCCAGCAGCGGACAGTTGTCAATCTCGAGCTGCAGGAGATTGTAGAGCTTCTTGAAGTTCTGATCTTCCACCATGGAGATGCTGAGGTATCGGAGCCGCAGGACCTCCAGGTTTTGGAGGTAGGAAAGGGATTCGGCCGAGATGGTCGTCAGGTTGCATTTTTCTATGGTCAGCTGCTCCAGGCCTAGGAGGCCAGAGAAGGCCCTTTGGGAGATGTACACCAAGTCATTGTCTCCCACTTCCAGCTTCTTCAGGTTCCTCAAGTCCTGGAACATGTAGTCCAGCAGGATGACTATCTTGTTCTCGCTGATGTCCAGGAGGGTGAGATTATTTAGCTTCGTGAAGACCCCTGGAGGGATCAGCCTGAGCTGGTTGCCTCGGAGCCGCAAGATCTGAAGATTAAACAGGTTGCTGAAGGCTCCAGGCTCCACATTGGCGATGATATTCTCGCTTAAATCTAATTCCTCCAGCAATGGGTAAGGGGCCAGGTCCCCCGGGTTCAGGCAGCGGATGCGGTTCTTGCTGAGCTCCAGGATCTTGGTCTCCGTGGGGATCCCCTCAGGAATAGAGGCGAGGCGTTTGCGGTGACACACCACGGACTTGATCTGAGGTGCGCACTCGCAGCGAGCTGGGCAGGCCGCCACGTGGGCTGCACTCAGAAGAATCCAATGGAGGCCCAGGATTGGAAGCCAACATGTCATTGTGTAGCGCATGATCTTATGGTTGCACTACCATTCTCCCATGCACCTGGAAGAGACAGACAGGAGCAGTGTTACGTGACTGAACCCCCAGGATGCTAACAAGGTCCAGCaaagctcccagcccagctgacTGACCCCTGTGCATGGCTGTTGTACCTTAAAAACGCTTTGCTCAAGGACTTCCAATACTCCCCTCACCACACTAGCAAGAGGGAGAACAGCAATGCTTAGCACTTGGTGAATTCAAAGCTCATTGCAAAGATGAATTAAGTAAGCCTGATGACTCCTCTGTGCAGTATCAGAACCGTTTtgaagagagggaaactgaggcatggggtggGGACATGACTTGCAAAAGGTCGCCCAGCAGAAGCAGGGCTAGAACTCAGGACTCTGCCTCTGTGAAGGGCACACTAACTCCTGCTCCCCCAGTAACAGGTGCTGCTTGTCTTCTTTCTGGCTGGGTGTGCCAGCGCTGGTCTGTCCCCTCTGCAGGCCACCATCCGccctcactctgcctcttcctgtccccacAGCGCCTCCCACTGAATAGTCAATTGGCAGGTGGCTGCCCGGTGCTGCCGGCTCGCTATGTTTTCTGGCGCAGCTGCACAATCGGCTCCTAGGGCCGTGGTGCAATCAGGGTAACACTTGAGTTAATGGAGCAATTCaggctctgtgctgctggagccaaGAAAAGAGTCTGGCCTGTGCTGGGTCATGGTTCTCAGGGGCCTGGCAGATTCCCTTGGGAAGGAGGCCTTGTCTCCACACAAAATGTGTGCGCTTACATCAGTTCAGTTAAACCAGTGTAAGTTTCTGCCTGTGGGCGTCCTTAGATTAATGCAGTTCAGACTGGCAAGCTCACATGATGCAAACCCGGCTTAAACCCGGGTGAGAGTGTTCACACGCAAAGTTGCACCAGGGCACCAAGGCTGAGTGTGTATCACCCCTTCATCAAACTGATGCCACTTTTGTCTGTAGACAATTTATCTGcggcagggcagaaggggcagggccaagggtggaaaggcCAGGGCCTAGGGCATTGTGCTGCCGGGTGCTGCCCACTCCCTGCTTAATTACTAGGTCACCTTAGCTATGGTGCTTGAGGTCAAAATTTGCCCTTCCGGAGCACTGTAGCTATGTGATCCTGCTGCTGTTGAACTAGCCAGCGCTGCTCCGAGACATGGAGGATCGGGCAGAGAAAGCCCCCCTCTGTCACTCTAGGAAGCTTCCATACTACAGTGTCACCCCGGGgagccggcagccccccagcctcTGGGCAAACGGGGAGGAGGGGCTAACTCCACactcctgggaggggcagggccgagGGACGAAGGGGCGTGGCTGAggatggaaggggtgtggccaagggcaCAAGGGGCGTGGCTGAGGGAAGCCGGCCTTCAGGGCACCCCACCCAGCGCTGTCTGTGGTGAGCCATGCAGtgccccacttccccaggcaGCTGTAAGAGCTTCCCGTGGTCATacaaagggcaagagccccgggCCCCTTTTAATCACTGCGGCccagggcaattgtcccctttgccccccgtCAGCAAGCCTGGGGTAACCACAACACTGCAGCCCCatagctgcactgctgctgtgctcGTCACATCGCCGTGGCCTGTGATGTTCTTAACACGGAGGAAGCAAGTGTGTGTGTAACTTGTGACGGGTGCACTGAGTGGGGCTCTGCCCTCCCGTCCACTGAGTTCCCAGTGTGACGTAGCCCTGCTTCTGCGCGTGCTCGTGTGAGTgcgtgtgcgtgtgagagagagagacaccctgCAGGGCACAGCACGCTCACAGCTGCACGTCCTGGTGGCTCATCCAAGCTGTGGCACAGGCTGGTCACACAGTGCGGATCAGAGGTGTCCTTGTCACAGTTTGGATGTGGAAGTCTGCAGATTGTACAGTGCATCCTGTGTAGATTATAGATTAATACCGGCCTCTGAGCCCTCTGCACAGGCCTGAGTTTCTTCCAACGGAGAAAATCCTGTCCTCGTTTTGGAGGGATTAGAATTTTTCTATCAACTTAATATTTCTCAGTGCTCCCTcccactcattctctctctctctggctctctAATGCCCATGTCTTCTCGCAGCCCCTCACGCCCAGCTGACAATCAGACCTTTGCCTTTTCTCTGCCAGCTTCCATCTGTCAGTCTCACAGTGCTTGACACAGGCTAATTTGCCCGCACAGGAGCCCCATTGTACAGCCCAAGGAAGCAAGTGCAGCGAGCCGGCATGCTCTGCCAAGCGATGCCCTGTGGTGGGCTAGCTGCGGGGCCAGTGGAGCCTATGCCTGGGGTCCCAGCCaacagtgggtgggcctgggaaaATGTGTGCTCAGTGCCCTGACTCCATTTCCCTggtaggggggagagagagagtgtgtgtgcgtgcgcgcatgcGCGCGTAGCGGGGGGACCCCAGCTAGAAGGGTGTGAGGGGGCCCAAAACTTGCACTGGCCCAGGGCCTACAAAATTATAATCCACCTCTGTCGCAAGAACAGGCACGTAACTCAGCAGTCTGCCATGTCCTTCACTGCTcaccaggccaggctgcctccccattCACACAGCAAGTCAAGTGGCCACTGGCTAGCCCCTGGTTGGACAGGCACCACTGTCCCCCTTGGGTCACAGAGTTTGTTACccatctgcagctgcagcaaagcCTGGCTGAGCACGGGGGCAGGTAAAGGTGCAATGGGGCAGGTCTAGGTGTGTGGATTATTATTGTCCCTTGCAGGTTTGCCTGGCAGTGCAGAGTGCGGGTGTGGGGGAAGTTTTGTGCTGAGCCTAATTTCACCTTGGCGCAGAATTGATTACATAATCCTGGGACTGTATCAACACAGCCCAAAAGAAAGCCCCTGTCACAGCTGTAGTTTACAACCTAtgtccttagagactaacagatattttggagcataagctttcatgggcaaagacccgcttcgtcagatgcatgagtggagggagggggtggggggtggggttcagagaggtatttaaagagaggggtcccaataagagggagggccagagctgacagggtctattcagtcagggtggaaatggcccagtatcaatagtatagatcaagagagaagaaaggaCAAGTCAGgtgttactgcttttttgttttgatagcatgtagactagcacggctttctctctgtaccactcggggggatgtggcccgttcacacctccacattacaacctgacaatgggccacatccctcctgagtgacctgacttattttttctgctctcttgatctatactactgacaatgggccatttgcaccctgactgaatagaccctgtcagctctggccctcccttttactgggaccccaactctttaaatacccctctgaaccctgccccccacactcatgcatctgatgaagcgggtctttgtccacgaaagcttaagctccaaaatatcggttagcctataaggtgccacaggacttgttgttctcgaagatacagactaatacggctacctctgtgaaacCTATGCCCTGTGTGGCTGCATGCACCTGCCACCTCGGAGCTGTGAACATCtatccaacccctccaacaggaGCCAGGCAGGCTGGGAGGCTGTGCCCTTGACTGAGAGCCAGGCAGGCTGGGAAGTTGCACTTGACGTACTCCAACGGCCCAGCACAGGGTCCTgttttgccctccctccctggccaggTTCTTCCTTTGTCCACCCTCCTCTCCTGGGCACGCCGACGGATCCCGCCGCGCCGTTCTCTGCTGACAGCTGGCTGATGACTTACTCTTCCTGTTGCATTCCGTCATTTCCTATGACTGttccctcctgctctgcccagctctcGCCGGTCCAGCTGACCGGCCTTAACGAGCTGGCCCCTTGCTGCCTCGGGACATTTTGGTATGCCCAGTTGtagagctgcagctgcaccattccaTTGGGCCACGGCAGTAAATACgcaccctgggctctgccctgtaCAGCAGGGTCTCGCCATTTGCGAGTGCCacgttcgcaaattcaattatccatgagtggccttgcttccccagagctgcagggccagAGTGTCTGCAGCCGGCGCTTCCCTGAGTGGGGAGCAATGGCCACCACCGCTTCTTggggctcccaccccccaccccccacatttgcaaaaatcagcatggtgagaccctactgtactgacTCTTGGCTGTTCACTGGCCACCGTGGCTCTCTGAGGGTCCTGCCCAGCTACGGCAGAGTCACACCAGCCCTGGATCTGGCCTAGTGCGCCAGCCAGGCCTCGTGGGGGTTGGCTAGAAAGGAGGCACCGCATGGCAGGCGGGAGGGCAAGCTGAGCATCTGCtgatgctgggagctggaggctgTCCCTGGGAGACTCGTTTGCTTACAAGTTGTGCAAggagctccagcctcagccccggTGCAGCTAATGGTTCCCAGAGCTTCCCTTGGCTCAGTGTGGGGCAAAGCTGGAGTCACGCCAGGAGGCTGTGTGGTGTGACTCTGCAgtcgaaggctacgtctacacgtgcagccaacatcgaaatagcttatttcgatgttgcgacatcgaaatagtctatttcgatgaataacgtctacacgtcctccagggccggcaacgtcgatgttcaacttcgacgttgctcagcccaacatcgaaataggcgcagcgagggaacgtctacacgtcaaagtagcacacatcgaaatagggatgccaggcacagctgcagacagggtcacagggcggactcaacagccagccgctcccttaaagggcccctcccagacacagttgcactaaacaacacaagatacacagagccgacaactggttgcagaccctgtgcctgcagcatagatccccagctgccgcagaagcagccagaagccctgggctaagggctgctgcccacggtgaccatagagccccgcaggggctggaaagagagcatctctcaaccccccagctgatggacgccatggaggacccagcaattttgacgttgcgggacgcggatcgtctacacggtccctacttcgacgttgaacgtcgaagtagggcgctattcctatctcctcatgaggttagcgacttcgacgtctcgccgcctaacgtcgaagttaacttcgaaatagcgcccgatgcgtgtagccgcgacgggcgctatttcgaagttggtgccgctacttcgaagtagcgtgcacgtgtagacgcagctgaagtCACTCAAAAGGCAGCTTTGGGCCTGGGAGATAAGggcggccagactgggtcagacggcaggcccagccagccagcgtcCTGTCTGCCCACAGTGCCCATGGCCGGTTGcccagagggcatgaacagagcagctcatcatcaagtgatccctctgctgccacccatccccagcctctgacagacactGGCGAGGGCCCAGGCTTCCCTGCGAGTGGGGCACTTGAGCGGCCGCttaggagagtttcaggtgctgcccagcggattagcagagcgACTGCAGCCGGCAGCcggtgtttctatgggtggtgcacatcaataCCTGCCtccatgcacagaacaaaatttattcctcgctcagatggaaaaaattaaagggaacgtGGCCAGTGACCCAGGTGCCCCCGTTATGGGCCAGCTCCCGACTGCCTGATTTGTGTCCCGCAGTAGGTGCTAGCACAGTGCCCTAAGGGGTAATACGGCAGTGAGTGGGAGAGGGGTAAGGACCATGAGTGCTGTGGAGTCAAGACTGTGCAAAAGATCCAAACTCAGCTCTTGTCTCCAGGCCTGGAGTGTCACTGCAAAGCGCTTCGacctggagctggagcagcagcagcagcccagagctgcttGTCCGCCAAGGAAGTGGCAGCGCCTGTGACGTTCCGCTTGAATCAATGGGGTTACTCTGTGTTTTCACCGCTGCCACTGAGAGCAGCCGcccgccccaccccttccttcagTGTGCTCCCATAGCCGATTCTCACCCGTGTCACAGGCCAGGCCCTGGAGACACACGTCTGTGGGCAGCATCGGCAAAAGCACCTGTATCCATTTGGCGCCTTTTCCCACaagggacttaggcacctaaagcTGCAGAGATGCACCTTGAGCAAGAGTCACTAGTGCCCTATGCACCACTCTGCACTGTAGGGGCCTAAATCCCAGAATCAGGCCCCAATGGCTCCAGAAAAGCCCAGCTCAGTGGCCCCCGACCCCTGTAGGTGCCCAAACTGCTCAGTGCCCAAAGTCTCACAATCAGCGTCCCCTCAGCGCCTCTCTCTGAGCATGTGCCCTGCAGCCCCACGCCTGGCAACTGAGCACCCAAGGCCCAATGCAATGCCCCAGGTTGCACACCGGGCCCAAGCTGGGAGTGCCAGAGAAGGAAACGCTCCCATAGTGCCTAtaggccactggggccagcatgtgtGTGGGGAGCTTGTCTGCCTTAGTTCCCAACCCCTCCACCTCAGAggagtgccctgccccccaggcgaTGAGCCAGCCTGCCGGGGGGGGCTCCCTCACCTCAGTTTCTTTGTGATTCTGGCCCCAGGGGGATTTGCCCAACACCCATTGCTTCTGGCTCCTCTCTGTAGCTTTCAGCTCTCAGACGTCTCTAAAAATCAGGCCCTGGGGCCCGGAACCGCACACACCTTCCATTGAACCAGCGACGGGTAAGGACAGGGCCTTAGCCAACCAGCTACATCCTGTTTGAAAAGGGGCCAAGGTGCCTTGGCCAATGTTACCCCACCTCACTAacgccagccccactgctggcccagagcagccctcatgtAGGCGGCATGGGCCCTGGCGACCCTGGAGTGGTCACTCTGGGCTCAGCATGCTGTTCACCACCTCAGCTGTGCTCAGGTCTGATCAACAGAGACTAGGACTCTCTCCAAGCAGCCGACAAAGTGGTTTTTagccacaaaagctgatgccctaATAAAGCTGCTggtctctagggctatgtctgcacagcagcattatttcaagaGAAGCTATTCCAGCGGAGGAGATTTTCCAGACAagcttagtttgaaataattttgctacgcacaaaatgcattttgaaatagcgctccgCTGTTTCAAAAAAGAGCATCTCCACACAATAGAGCCTGAGCCCTTGGACACgctacagcttattttgaaatagcctttaTTGCCTGTCCACAGTAGGGGCTactcctcacagaatgaggtttactgctattttgaaatagtggttgggttgtgtagatgctggcgaagttatttcaaactaacactGCTGCGTAGACAAACCCTGCTGTGCCACCAGACTCCTCTTTGCATTTACAGCTGCAGACGAACATGGGTCCCCCTCTGAGACTCATGATGCTCCCAGGCTGTCAAGCTGACACctgccaccacccctgccaggcacTATTTTAAAGGCAGCTCTCTTGGGAATTGGAGCGCAGAGGAATCTCGTAGGCAATTTATGCCTTGGCTGAGAGGAGCGAAACCCCCGCCAGCCACCTCTGGCTCATAAGaagctttgtttttaaaacagctctgcttcccctgcaggcGGAAGGTTCAAGGCAGGGGAGAATGTGCACACTGGCCCTGTCTGAGAGGCCAGCGCCCGCTGGAAAGCTGCCTGCTTTGCTAGCTGGGGAACCGGCAGTtatctgccagctgtgggagtgaGCAGTCGCCTGAGAGCTGGAGTGAGGAGCAGGCACCCGTGGGAGAGCGCCACAGCATGGTGTCGTCTGGCTGTCGGCCTCACAGCGCTCGGTACTCCCGGGGGAGGCAGGCCTGGCTGGACACCCGAGCtgccaggggatgggaggggatgcTCAGCTGAAGTGGGAAGTCCCCAGCCTCTCTGGAGCTGTTCTCCCATGTCACAGAAGCTGACATGGCGGAGTGCGCTGTGTACCAAGCCACCCATTGACCAGCTGCCACAAGCCCACCTGAGCCAAGGAAATTGGGCTGAGCCAGAGGCCTCCTGGGAACATGACACGCTGCTCAGTGTCCCCGCAATCGcggtcccctctgccccagggctcctgcccatACCCATGCAGTGCATCACACGGCTCACGTGCAGGGCCTGTGCGTACGCACCTGAGTTCAGGTGTGTCAGGGCTTGTGCAAGTATACTGGTGTGgtgctgcgtgtgtgtgtgtatacacacattgCCTGAGGAAGGGGGCTGGGCACAGATAGGTGCCCCTGGCCAGAGACCTCCCTGTTCAAGCCTGATGCATCTGAGCAATCCTTCTGATGGCTTTGCCTTCAGGCTCTCCACGTGGGGAGAGTTGAGGACAATCAGCCCAATCTCCAGCACTGGCGacttttaagagcaagttagacaaacacctgccagggctggctgcagctccaggccttTTGCATGAATGCTGCCATGAGTGCTGGACCAGCTGAACCTCAAGGTCACCTCCTGTCCTACATGCCTATGACGTCATGCTGGTGAGAGGCCAGGGGGAGGCCCAGCTGTTTTGGAACAGGGAAGCATCTGCCTGACCTTTGGAGCACCCAGTAATGCGCAGTCGTGGTTGTGGGGAGGTGACTTCAAGGCACGCTCAGGAGCTTTCGTTCATCTGGCCCGGGCACTGACTACCCCTCACACGTcccagcacttgcaccaggaagctGGTTTCCCCTTGAGCTTTATTCCACTGCATGTCCCTGACAGCAAAAGGGCCACTGGCCAGGACTCCGAGtctggccctgggagctcagcGGGAGGAGCTGTGACCAAGGGTTGTCACCAGACAGCTGGCAGCTCAGTGCAGAAGAAAATGGACTGATCTGCATGACCTGGAGAGGTTGCTTGAACTCACTGCAGACCCCTGTGCCAAGCTTTGGGGGATGGGTGGTACTGGGGAGTGGGATAGAGAGCAGGTTTCAGCAGATCTCCCATCTTGGAactttggaaaacaaacagctttgaactcctggaaacagccccttTGGATCTGGCCAGCACAGAATGTTGCAGGAGTCTGAGTCAAGGCAATTTTACATGTTGCAGTTTTAGTTCATTTAGACcaaaatggttttaaaaagtCAGACTCAAAGCAAACCATTcggactgggctggatggatagTACCTCAGTTTCTCACTTGCCAACACTGTCTAGATTCAGACTTTTTCTTGTGACGGGGGACAGACAGGACAATCTCCTGGGCCATGGAAAGCCTGCTCCTCAACGGGGCCTCTGCCGAGTGATCGGGTGGGTCGGAACTGGCGTCAGGAGAAGTGACACCAGTTCAGCTCTGACTGCAAGTAATGGCAGGCGCTTTCTCTGGGGATGTCCTCGGGCTGGTGGAGCAAGGCCTGGCACAGCCGGAGAGTGCCATGTTTTGGAAGGGAGTGTTAGATCCTGGTGTCTGAGCACCAGGAATAACTTCAGTGGCCTCTGGCTATTGGCTCTGAGGGGCTCATCCCCCCGAGGACATTTCTCCTTCCCTAATCACAAAGCATATCAGCTCTCTGACCAGCCACTTCCGTCTGCGCACCATTAGCAGCCCCGGCCGGTGGCAGTGTCCCAGCTATGACAGGCATTAGAACTCAAGGGGACTATAtcctcttgccccagggcctggtgatttaaaggggcttggagctctggggcctttaaatagctgctggagcctgcgtgatggagtgtggggggtgttCAGGGCTGTCCCCTTCTGCCCATGGCCCCACATGGCCCAGGGCCCAGGTAAGACCTTCACACACATTCCAGATCTGCCCCCGCCTCGAACCGCGCCTTAGGCAGGACAGGTGAGGAGGTGGTCCCAGGCCTTGAACCTTCAGGGCCCCCCGCTCCAATTTGctgtcagcgtgccgccttggGGGCGGGCCAGGGTTTGCTAGCCCCAGtgccatgcccctccaacagggCTCTGTGACTGGGAGCAAAGGGTGGGCAGAGCCAGAGACCAATGGCTCCACCTACCCTTGTCTCCAGTCCCAGGGCCTTAGTGGAGCCGGCGTGTCCTTTACTATCTCCAGCTGGCCAAGGACTCACGTCCCTTCCTTGCAGGCGGAGACCCTGCCAGGCTACCTTGGCAATGGCCTGGCAGGGAAGGTGCAGCCCTCTATGGGGCTGTGTCTGCAGGCGGAAGTGTAGCTAGCACGCAGGGCACCCATGTGGGGAGCAGGTTCTCAATCCTCTGCCTTGCACATGGGCGCTCCAGAGCATGGTGTCCGTGATACAGCCGGGGACGCCCCCCGCACGTGGGGCCCAAACACATCCCACCGCCCACAGGTTGGGCTGGGGGCAAAGGTGGCTCCTGCGAAGGGGcatctggctgcctggggctgaggcCAAGGATGGGCTGGTTGGAGGtgacagtgcagggcctggggctgggcagcttcaGGGGCTCAGATCAAGTTTTGGGCGAAGCGATTTGGGCAGGGGAGATCAGCTCTGAGCAGATCCCAAGTGCTCCTGCTTCTGACTGCTACagaccctgctccctggctgcatctTAGCCGCGCCCCCCACCCTTGTCCCAGGCCTGTGTCTTCAGAGGGACTAGTTTTCTTCCCGCCCATCtttccctcccaacaccccctgccGGTGCCCCCGAGCACACCCTGCCTTTTGCGCTGCCATGAGGATCGTAAGGAAGAGAAAACAGCAGCGGGATAAATCCAGCAGGGTAAGACGCTGAGGACGGTAACGAGCCGAAAATGCCAGCCCTGGGCGTCGAGCCGCTGACCTTGTGGAGATGGTGACGAGGATGGAAAATGGCAGACCCCCCCATTCCATCTGGTTCCCTCAGAGAGGCCCCCGGAGCTCAAGCCGATGAACACAGGTCGAGGGGCTAGAGCCAGCTGGGACCGTCCTGCTGCCACAGGGCTTGGCGGGGCACAGGCGCACCGGCAGGAGGCTACCGAGGACAGCGGTTGCTCACCGGAGTGCAGTGGAGAAGAGGGAGCCTGAGGTAAGCGGCACAGACCTCTGCTCTGCCAGTCCTGGGTCCCCTCAGAGCGCCGCtggtgcccctgccagcagcaaacGAGGCAGCTCTCGAGGGCCCGAATCTGTGGGGGCTGCCAAAATGCCTTGGCTCCAAACCtgtcggggggcagtggggtcagGCTCAGCATAGCTGGGCCAGTCCTCTGTGGGGCCGTGAGCCTGTGTGCCACGTCACAA from Carettochelys insculpta isolate YL-2023 chromosome 27, ASM3395843v1, whole genome shotgun sequence encodes:
- the LINGO3 gene encoding leucine-rich repeat and immunoglobulin-like domain-containing nogo receptor-interacting protein 3, coding for MRYTMTCWLPILGLHWILLSAAHVAACPARCECAPQIKSVVCHRKRLASIPEGIPTETKILELSKNRIRCLNPGDLAPYPLLEELDLSENIIANVEPGAFSNLFNLQILRLRGNQLRLIPPGVFTKLNNLTLLDISENKIVILLDYMFQDLRNLKKLEVGDNDLVYISQRAFSGLLGLEQLTIEKCNLTTISAESLSYLQNLEVLRLRYLSISMVEDQNFKKLYNLLQLEIDNCPLLEDISPTSFQGLNLTSLSITYTNITAVPTAALRNLVYLMYLNLSYNPISTVPKGSFKDLIRLRELHIVGALLGSVEPQAFSGLRQIRLLNLSNNFLSTLEESTFHSVNTLETLRVDRNPLACDCRLLWILQRRKTLNFDGQQPMCSSPPEIQGNALRDFPDSILFEYFTCQKPKIRDRKLQHITVREGQSVSFLCRADGEPAPAIIWVSPQHRMITTKSTGRATVLPGGTLEIRFAQVQDSGTYICIASNAGGNDTYFATLTVKGHPVDGSLYANRTWYLSEFNDTFHNNTQVFLKFTLDLKTILVSTAMGCITFLGVVLFCFLLLFVWSRGRGQHKNNFTVEYSFRKVDGPTNTAGQGSARKFNMKMI